A genome region from Nitrospirota bacterium includes the following:
- the lpxK gene encoding tetraacyldisaccharide 4'-kinase has protein sequence MWLLRLLSIPYGLVVRARAWLYATGWFPTWTLPCRVVSVGNLTAGGTGKTPVVIWLVQSLLLRGLRVGVLSRGYKRQSGEEFLLVSDGETVLAGPAEAGDEPHLIASRCPGVVVAVGADRYRAGQWVLSRFPLDCVVLDDGFQHLALHRDVNLLLVDASAPQDLDALLPAGRLREPLAAAARATLVLMTRVDQVRQQETVAGTVRALGRRDQPILVRFTPDMFVDVASGAAQALEGVRGRTALLFSGIGNSGSFRATMSGLGVNVVEEVRFPDHHAYRNGDLERVNDQAKRCGAQLLVTTEKDAVKVAPLLRPGERVLALRLGTDIVDGRERMERVVFGGRELA, from the coding sequence ATGTGGCTGCTGCGGCTCTTGTCGATTCCCTATGGGCTGGTGGTCCGGGCCAGGGCTTGGCTCTATGCAACCGGCTGGTTCCCGACCTGGACCTTGCCCTGCCGGGTGGTCAGCGTGGGGAACCTGACCGCCGGCGGCACGGGCAAAACGCCGGTTGTGATCTGGCTGGTACAATCGTTGTTGCTACGCGGCCTGCGCGTGGGCGTGCTGAGTCGCGGCTACAAGCGGCAGAGCGGGGAGGAATTCCTGCTGGTGTCGGATGGGGAGACCGTCCTGGCCGGGCCGGCCGAAGCAGGGGATGAGCCGCATTTGATCGCGTCCCGCTGCCCCGGCGTCGTCGTGGCGGTGGGGGCGGATCGGTACCGGGCAGGGCAGTGGGTCTTGAGCCGGTTTCCCCTCGACTGTGTCGTGCTGGACGATGGGTTTCAGCATCTGGCCCTGCATCGCGATGTGAACCTGCTGCTCGTGGACGCCTCGGCGCCCCAAGACTTGGACGCGCTGCTGCCGGCCGGGCGTTTGCGGGAGCCGCTCGCGGCCGCCGCCCGCGCAACGCTGGTGCTCATGACCCGCGTCGATCAGGTCCGGCAGCAAGAGACGGTCGCAGGCACGGTCCGAGCCCTGGGCCGCAGGGATCAGCCGATTCTCGTGCGGTTCACGCCGGACATGTTCGTGGATGTGGCGAGCGGAGCGGCGCAGGCATTGGAGGGAGTGAGGGGACGGACAGCCTTGCTCTTCAGCGGGATCGGCAATAGTGGTTCGTTCAGGGCGACGATGTCCGGTCTTGGCGTGAACGTGGTGGAGGAGGTGCGGTTTCCGGACCATCATGCCTATCGGAACGGCGATCTGGAGCGGGTTAACGATCAGGCGAAGCGCTGCGGCGCGCAGCTGCTGGTGACGACGGAGAAGGATGCCGTCAAGGTGGCCCCCTTGTTGAGGCCGGGCGAGCGGGTGCTGGCGTTGCGACTGGGCACGGACATCGTGGACGGGCGGGAGCGGATGGAGCGGGTCGTTTTCGGAGGGAGGGAGCTTGCGTAA
- a CDS encoding glycosyltransferase family 2 protein — protein sequence MRSVPPPERCWNRGSGWVNVSEPLVSVVIPVFNGAPFVAKAVASVRAQTVQGVEILVVDDGSTDGTQAVLADLQQTAGITWFQQDHGGPARSRNRGLAEARGEFVALLDCDDVWLPDKLSAQLALIRDHPDVGVVHTDFESVDERGTVLETVRARHSGEPLVQAFCGGHVALPSTLLIRRTVLEKVGTLNPDLYGSEDSDLAIRLYAATPFACVDRVLVRKLQRGHGYRDMAFDEAQHKEKILASRERFLQGVERMGPQTGPQRAALDREWANYYVARGGEAERAGHPSAARSLYRQAMRKVPWRLRPYTRWLRSIFRSPHV from the coding sequence ATGAGGTCTGTGCCGCCGCCGGAACGTTGCTGGAATCGCGGGAGCGGATGGGTGAACGTGTCTGAGCCCCTGGTCAGCGTGGTGATCCCCGTCTTCAACGGCGCGCCGTTTGTGGCGAAGGCCGTCGCCAGCGTGCGGGCTCAAACCGTGCAGGGGGTGGAGATCCTGGTGGTCGACGATGGGTCTACGGACGGGACCCAGGCCGTGTTGGCCGACCTGCAACAAACGGCGGGGATCACGTGGTTTCAGCAAGACCATGGAGGGCCGGCGCGATCCAGAAACCGGGGGCTTGCCGAGGCTCGCGGGGAATTTGTGGCGTTGCTGGACTGTGACGATGTCTGGCTTCCCGACAAGCTCTCGGCCCAGCTGGCCCTGATCCGCGATCATCCCGATGTGGGAGTGGTGCATACGGATTTCGAATCGGTGGACGAGCGGGGGACGGTGTTGGAAACGGTACGGGCTCGACACAGCGGAGAACCGCTCGTGCAAGCCTTTTGCGGAGGGCACGTGGCGTTGCCGTCCACCCTGTTGATCAGAAGGACAGTGTTGGAGAAAGTGGGGACGTTGAACCCGGACCTCTATGGGTCCGAGGATTCGGACCTGGCGATCCGGCTGTACGCTGCGACGCCGTTCGCGTGCGTGGACCGGGTCCTGGTCCGCAAGCTGCAGCGCGGGCACGGCTATCGGGACATGGCGTTCGACGAGGCGCAGCACAAGGAGAAAATCCTCGCCAGCCGCGAACGGTTTCTGCAAGGCGTGGAACGGATGGGGCCGCAGACGGGGCCGCAACGGGCGGCGTTGGACCGCGAATGGGCCAACTATTACGTGGCGCGCGGCGGCGAGGCGGAGCGGGCCGGGCACCCTTCCGCGGCGCGGAGCTTGTACCGCCAGGCGATGCGTAAGGTGCCGTGGCGCTTGCGGCCGTATACACGGTGGTTGCGCAGCATCTTCCGGAGTCCACACGTTTAG
- a CDS encoding glycosyltransferase family 1 protein has protein sequence MRIGIDATPILGDRGGVGWHTYHLLKALLDLKDNDGRVEFVAYVRPGALNTYAADLEPFKAAEAAGRLRWVEAGKFGMRWRGRMDGLDLYHGTNFKMRTSGRFGGVVTVHDLWLDRYPQYSTKLLGQRASFYRTKRTAWRARRVITVSEASARDIESLYGLPRNRIAVIPNAVSDDFCPLQDPDGPAQVRRRFGLPTDRFILFVGGADPRKNHRALLRACAQRADRLSDYCLVLVGDVQHRFGDMMETARGLGLESHVVCPGRLSLADLRLLYSQATVFVFPSIYEGFGMPVLEAMACGAPVITSNSTSLPEVAGDAALLVDPENVEALGDALQRMVEDAALQATLRAKGFERVKGFTWDRSARLTMNLYRELCAVV, from the coding sequence GTGAGGATCGGAATCGATGCCACTCCGATACTCGGAGACCGAGGCGGTGTGGGGTGGCATACCTACCATCTGCTCAAGGCGCTTCTGGACCTCAAGGACAATGACGGTCGGGTTGAATTCGTCGCCTATGTCCGTCCGGGGGCGTTGAACACCTATGCGGCCGATCTGGAACCCTTCAAAGCGGCCGAGGCGGCAGGACGCTTGCGCTGGGTGGAGGCGGGCAAATTCGGTATGCGTTGGCGCGGACGAATGGATGGGCTGGATCTCTACCATGGGACCAATTTCAAGATGCGCACCAGCGGACGTTTCGGCGGGGTGGTCACGGTGCATGACTTGTGGCTCGATCGGTACCCCCAGTACAGTACGAAACTGTTGGGCCAGCGGGCTTCCTTCTATCGCACGAAGCGGACGGCCTGGCGGGCCCGGCGCGTGATCACGGTGTCCGAAGCTTCGGCGCGGGATATCGAGTCGCTCTATGGGCTGCCACGGAATCGGATTGCGGTGATTCCCAATGCGGTCTCCGATGATTTTTGTCCTCTGCAGGATCCGGATGGGCCGGCGCAGGTTCGCCGTCGTTTCGGACTTCCCACTGATCGGTTTATCTTGTTCGTCGGCGGAGCGGACCCGCGCAAAAATCATCGCGCGCTCCTCCGGGCCTGCGCGCAGCGAGCGGATCGGCTCTCGGACTATTGCCTTGTGCTGGTGGGTGACGTTCAGCATCGGTTCGGCGATATGATGGAGACGGCGCGCGGGTTGGGCCTCGAATCGCATGTGGTCTGTCCGGGCCGGCTGTCCTTGGCCGATCTGCGGCTGCTTTACTCGCAGGCCACGGTCTTTGTGTTTCCGTCGATCTATGAAGGGTTCGGCATGCCGGTGCTGGAAGCCATGGCCTGTGGAGCCCCGGTGATCACCTCCAACAGCACGTCGTTGCCGGAAGTCGCGGGGGACGCGGCGTTGCTGGTCGATCCGGAGAATGTGGAGGCCTTGGGCGATGCGCTTCAGCGCATGGTTGAAGATGCGGCGCTCCAAGCGACGCTTCGTGCCAAGGGGTTCGAGCGAGTCAAGGGCTTTACCTGGGACCGGTCGGCACGGTTGACGATGAACCTGTATCGTGAACTGTGCGCGGTGGTCTAG
- a CDS encoding glycosyltransferase family 9 protein has product MNILLVRPDGIGDEILCLPVATALRRLLPDAKVSFLSSVYAAPVLAQHPDLAAILTLNGRERFADLVALFRRGFDAAIFLKPFRRLMAAAFVARVPVRVATGYRWYSLLANRRVYEHRSDFSRHEATYNLGLLRGLGLEPGELIRPQLFLTDDERQEAAAKLKAIPSPCIVVHPGGFSSRQWKLQHYLDLTQRLVKEGYGVVLSGSQTERDRFREETGWRGSAHGSILDVMGTVTLRQLMAIIGASQSLVSGSTGPAHIAAGLGVPTVSLFDPRRNQLPTRWQPLGQGMVLRPDVPTCEKCIYEACPYWDCLDRISVEQVCARIRQVVTKPEAMAVAHV; this is encoded by the coding sequence ATGAACATCTTGCTGGTCAGGCCTGATGGAATCGGGGATGAGATTCTTTGTCTTCCGGTCGCCACGGCGTTGCGCCGGTTACTGCCGGATGCGAAGGTTTCGTTTCTCTCCAGCGTCTATGCGGCGCCGGTGCTGGCGCAGCATCCGGACTTGGCTGCCATCCTAACTCTGAACGGGCGGGAGCGGTTCGCTGATCTGGTGGCGCTGTTTCGACGGGGTTTCGATGCGGCGATTTTCTTGAAGCCGTTCCGCCGCTTGATGGCCGCGGCCTTCGTGGCGCGGGTTCCGGTGCGGGTGGCAACCGGCTATCGCTGGTACAGCCTGCTGGCCAATCGGCGGGTCTACGAACATCGGAGCGATTTTTCCCGGCACGAAGCGACGTACAATCTGGGGCTCTTGCGGGGCTTGGGGCTTGAGCCGGGAGAGCTGATCCGCCCGCAACTGTTCTTGACAGACGATGAGCGGCAGGAGGCGGCCGCGAAGCTGAAGGCGATCCCGTCGCCTTGCATTGTGGTGCACCCGGGTGGATTTTCCTCCCGCCAATGGAAACTCCAGCATTACCTCGATCTGACGCAACGTTTGGTCAAGGAGGGCTATGGGGTGGTGCTGAGCGGCAGCCAGACCGAACGGGACCGCTTTCGGGAGGAGACGGGCTGGAGGGGATCGGCCCATGGCTCGATCCTGGATGTGATGGGAACTGTAACGTTGCGGCAGTTGATGGCGATCATCGGGGCGAGCCAGTCGCTGGTGTCCGGCTCGACCGGGCCGGCGCATATTGCCGCGGGGCTCGGGGTGCCGACCGTCAGCCTCTTTGATCCCCGGCGGAACCAGCTGCCGACCCGCTGGCAACCCTTAGGTCAAGGGATGGTGTTACGGCCCGATGTGCCCACCTGCGAGAAATGCATCTACGAAGCTTGTCCCTACTGGGACTGCTTGGACCGCATTTCCGTCGAGCAGGTCTGTGCTCGGATCCGGCAGGTCGTGACCAAGCCGGAGGCTATGGCGGTGGCGCATGTCTAA
- a CDS encoding glycosyltransferase family 2 protein has protein sequence MKVRGAIPLYNARDVILQTVRSVLDQTWRDFELVVVDDGSTDGAGDLIRTLDPRLRYLRQENAGVAAARNRGIAEAQGEAVALLDHDDLWHPTKLNGRSRCWTSGLG, from the coding sequence ATGAAGGTCAGGGGCGCGATCCCGCTCTACAACGCACGGGATGTGATTCTTCAGACGGTCAGGAGCGTGCTGGACCAGACGTGGCGGGATTTCGAACTCGTGGTGGTGGACGACGGATCCACCGACGGAGCCGGGGATCTCATCCGAACCCTCGACCCGCGCCTCCGCTATCTCCGGCAGGAGAACGCCGGCGTGGCGGCGGCGAGAAATCGCGGCATTGCCGAAGCGCAGGGGGAAGCGGTCGCGCTTCTGGATCATGACGATCTGTGGCATCCGACCAAGTTGAACGGCAGGTCAAGATGCTGGACGAGCGGCCTGGGGTAG
- a CDS encoding glycosyltransferase family 2 protein has translation MSKVSAYVIAYNNETTIRACLESVRWADELIVVDSHSTDATEKISREFTDKVYQHEFHGFGRLRNEAVAHASHEWVFSLDTDEVATPEIRDEIRRLLDRGPEADAYFVPRKNYFLGRWIRHCGWYPDYRQPQLFRKDRMKYCDQLVHETFELHGTVGHLKEHVLQYPFQDIDQYLAKMDRYSDLMARRMVEQGRRFRTHQLVSHPVFTFLKMYLGRLGFLDGRPGLILSGLYAYYTFIKYAKLWELQRGPAAVGEGLR, from the coding sequence ATGTCTAAGGTGTCTGCCTATGTGATCGCCTACAACAACGAGACCACGATCCGGGCCTGCCTGGAATCGGTCCGCTGGGCGGATGAGCTGATCGTGGTGGACTCCCACAGCACCGATGCCACCGAGAAGATCAGCCGGGAGTTCACGGATAAGGTCTACCAGCACGAGTTCCACGGATTCGGCCGGCTTCGGAACGAGGCCGTGGCCCATGCGTCGCACGAGTGGGTGTTCAGTCTGGACACCGATGAGGTGGCCACGCCGGAGATTCGGGACGAGATCAGGCGGCTCCTGGACCGGGGGCCCGAGGCCGACGCCTACTTTGTACCGCGCAAGAATTATTTTCTCGGCCGCTGGATTCGCCATTGCGGTTGGTATCCGGACTACCGTCAGCCGCAGCTGTTTCGCAAGGACCGGATGAAATATTGCGATCAACTGGTGCATGAGACGTTCGAGTTACACGGCACGGTCGGGCATCTGAAGGAGCATGTGCTGCAGTACCCCTTCCAGGACATCGATCAATACCTGGCCAAGATGGACCGCTATTCCGATTTGATGGCCCGGCGCATGGTCGAACAGGGGCGGCGGTTCCGCACGCACCAACTGGTCAGCCATCCGGTCTTTACGTTCTTGAAAATGTATCTCGGCCGATTGGGCTTTCTGGACGGAAGGCCGGGCCTGATCCTGTCGGGACTCTATGCCTATTACACCTTTATCAAGTATGCGAAACTCTGGGAGTTGCAGCGGGGGCCGGCGGCCGTCGGGGAGGGGCTGCGATGA
- a CDS encoding glycosyltransferase family 9 protein has protein sequence MAGRDYRRILFIKPSSLGDVVQAMPTLAALRGCFPRASFTWLVKRQWAGIVERVEGVDEVWAVEPGLAGWLSQVPRLRAQGFDLVVDLQGLFRSGGMAWLSGCATRIGFANAREGSSWFYTQRVPVPNTEMHAVDRYLLVARALGAVAPGEPEFRFRPLSDDRSHVSDLLNRQGVPADVSWVAMNVSARWATKRWPRESFAEVADRLQQEGLGRVVLIGGPDEQADTEAVKHLMRTAPADLAGQTKVGLLPALLQSASLLITNDSGPMHVAAAVGTPVVALFGPTSPVRTGPYGRPHLALTSGVACSPCFSRQCRNQVRLACLTDISPIRVLEAARAQLAVRLAQ, from the coding sequence ATGGCAGGACGCGACTATCGGCGGATCCTGTTCATCAAGCCGAGTTCGCTCGGCGACGTGGTGCAGGCGATGCCCACGCTGGCCGCTTTGCGTGGGTGTTTTCCCCGGGCCTCCTTCACTTGGCTCGTGAAGCGGCAGTGGGCGGGCATCGTCGAGCGAGTGGAGGGGGTGGATGAGGTCTGGGCCGTGGAGCCGGGTCTCGCCGGATGGCTCTCGCAGGTCCCGCGTTTGCGCGCCCAGGGCTTCGATCTGGTCGTCGACCTGCAGGGACTCTTCCGCAGCGGCGGAATGGCCTGGCTGTCCGGCTGCGCGACGCGCATCGGTTTCGCCAATGCGCGGGAAGGAAGTTCCTGGTTCTACACCCAGAGAGTGCCGGTCCCCAATACGGAGATGCATGCGGTCGATCGGTACCTACTTGTGGCGCGGGCGCTCGGCGCAGTCGCCCCTGGCGAGCCGGAGTTCCGGTTCCGTCCGTTGAGCGACGATCGCTCCCATGTGTCGGATCTGTTGAACCGGCAGGGCGTGCCGGCCGACGTATCATGGGTCGCGATGAATGTCTCGGCCCGCTGGGCCACCAAGCGTTGGCCCAGGGAGTCCTTCGCCGAGGTGGCGGATCGTCTGCAGCAAGAGGGGTTGGGGCGCGTGGTGCTGATCGGGGGACCGGATGAGCAAGCGGACACCGAGGCGGTCAAGCATCTGATGCGTACGGCGCCGGCTGATCTCGCCGGGCAGACCAAGGTGGGGCTGTTGCCCGCCCTGTTACAATCGGCATCGTTGCTGATCACGAATGACTCGGGGCCGATGCACGTGGCGGCAGCGGTCGGCACGCCCGTCGTGGCTCTCTTCGGCCCGACGAGCCCCGTCAGGACCGGCCCATACGGCAGGCCTCATCTGGCGCTGACGAGCGGCGTTGCGTGCAGCCCCTGTTTTAGCCGGCAATGCCGCAACCAGGTCCGGCTCGCATGTCTGACGGATATTTCGCCTATCCGGGTATTGGAGGCGGCGCGGGCGCAACTGGCCGTCAGGTTGGCCCAGTGA
- a CDS encoding glycosyltransferase family 2 protein: protein MSLAAVVITKDEERNIGACLESLRWADELIVVDAESRDQTVAIASRYTAHVFVRPWPGYGPQKNFGFEQAKADWLLVVDADERVTDTLREEIRRRLAAGPSADIAGFEVPRRNFFYGRWIRGGGIYPDYQLRLFRRSAGRYDDVLLHERLHLTGRIERLTQPLDHYSMPGIREHVRKMARYTTLGAQEKLKSRSRIGWLDLAGNHLGTILKTYVLRGGYQDGVHGIIVAIFAGMHTFVKYAKAVEMRWAEAKRNTTGGG from the coding sequence ATGAGCCTTGCGGCTGTGGTGATTACCAAGGATGAGGAGCGGAACATCGGCGCCTGCCTCGAATCGTTGCGCTGGGCGGACGAGCTTATCGTGGTGGATGCGGAGAGCCGGGACCAGACCGTGGCCATCGCCAGCCGCTATACCGCTCACGTATTCGTGCGGCCCTGGCCTGGTTATGGGCCGCAGAAGAATTTCGGGTTCGAGCAGGCGAAGGCCGATTGGCTGCTGGTGGTGGACGCAGACGAACGGGTGACGGACACGTTGCGCGAAGAAATCCGACGGCGGTTGGCTGCTGGGCCTTCGGCTGACATCGCGGGGTTCGAGGTTCCGCGGCGCAATTTCTTTTACGGGCGTTGGATCCGGGGCGGCGGGATCTATCCGGACTACCAGTTGCGGCTGTTCCGCCGGTCCGCCGGCCGGTACGACGACGTCTTGCTCCACGAACGGCTGCATTTGACGGGGCGCATCGAGCGGTTGACTCAGCCGCTCGACCACTACAGCATGCCGGGAATCCGCGAACACGTCCGCAAGATGGCGCGGTATACGACCCTCGGAGCCCAGGAAAAACTCAAGAGCCGGAGCCGGATCGGCTGGCTGGACCTGGCCGGCAACCACCTGGGCACCATTCTGAAGACGTACGTGCTGCGAGGCGGCTATCAAGACGGAGTGCACGGGATCATCGTGGCCATCTTTGCGGGGATGCATACGTTCGTCAAATATGCCAAGGCGGTCGAAATGCGTTGGGCCGAGGCGAAGCGTAACACGACGGGGGGCGGGTGA
- the waaF gene encoding lipopolysaccharide heptosyltransferase II gives MRKESVRRLLVRGPNWIGDAVMCEPALSAVRGLFPEAEVTLLVKPTIAELLAHHPAVDHTLVYEDRRKHVGLAGKWALAEELRRRRFDLAILFQNAFEAALISFLAGIARRYGYATDGRGWLLTDPVERGPHTVRKHQVQYYLDLLRPLGADGSVASPRLFLSEQEEREMAATLAERGVGAGDLVIGLNPGSTYGGAKRWLPDRFAETVQRVADDQHRLGRQAHVVIVGAKGEEALARSIAERLRLPVVVLSGQTTVRELMAVTKRCDLFLTNDTGPMHIAAAFGVPVVAVFGPTDHRTTSPVGERYAIVRQPVDCAPCLLRECPIDHRCMTRVTVDEVHAAAVKQLQVGKSVKSESQPEAVSKLSTFGLSSFSTPLKGVTVFLDRDGTVNRDTSYIKTPEELHLLPGVVEAVARLKQAGATLVLVTNQSGVARGLFTVEMLKTIHARLLALLEAGGGTLDAIYFCPHHPDDGCLCRKPGTAMAERAAADLGVDLSTSYVVGDQSRDIELGSRIGARRVLVTTGPASLEALAVLEREGRKPDHVAAGLADAAAWILTDAASRSTAGIPLVSSREGAGFGQGLEP, from the coding sequence TTGCGTAAGGAGTCGGTCAGGCGTCTGCTGGTGCGGGGGCCGAACTGGATCGGGGACGCGGTCATGTGCGAACCGGCGTTGAGCGCGGTCCGCGGACTCTTTCCGGAAGCGGAGGTGACGCTGCTGGTCAAGCCGACCATTGCGGAGTTGTTGGCGCACCATCCGGCGGTCGACCACACGCTGGTCTACGAAGATCGCCGGAAGCATGTGGGCTTGGCCGGCAAATGGGCCTTGGCCGAGGAGTTGCGCCGCCGCCGGTTCGACCTGGCGATCCTGTTTCAGAACGCATTTGAAGCGGCGCTGATTTCTTTTCTGGCGGGGATTGCCCGCCGCTATGGCTATGCCACGGACGGACGGGGCTGGCTCCTCACCGATCCCGTCGAGCGTGGCCCCCATACCGTACGTAAGCACCAGGTCCAGTATTACCTGGATCTGCTCCGGCCGCTGGGCGCCGACGGATCGGTTGCCTCTCCCAGGTTGTTTCTGTCGGAGCAGGAAGAGCGGGAGATGGCCGCCACACTGGCGGAACGGGGGGTGGGCGCAGGGGACTTGGTGATTGGTCTCAATCCCGGCTCGACCTATGGCGGGGCGAAGCGCTGGCTGCCGGATCGGTTTGCGGAGACGGTCCAGCGGGTCGCCGACGATCAGCACCGGCTCGGTCGGCAGGCGCATGTCGTGATCGTCGGCGCCAAGGGGGAAGAAGCCTTGGCGCGCAGCATCGCGGAGCGGCTGCGTCTGCCGGTGGTCGTGCTCTCCGGACAGACGACCGTCCGGGAACTCATGGCGGTCACGAAGCGCTGCGACCTCTTTCTCACCAACGATACGGGACCGATGCATATTGCGGCGGCCTTCGGGGTCCCTGTGGTGGCCGTGTTCGGGCCGACCGATCACCGGACCACGTCCCCGGTCGGCGAGCGATATGCCATCGTGCGGCAGCCGGTGGACTGCGCGCCCTGTCTGTTGCGCGAGTGCCCGATCGACCATCGATGCATGACCAGGGTCACGGTAGACGAGGTGCATGCGGCGGCTGTGAAACAACTGCAAGTTGGAAAGTCTGTAAAGTCGGAAAGTCAGCCGGAGGCTGTTTCAAAACTTTCGACTTTCGGACTTTCAAGCTTTTCAACTCCGCTGAAGGGCGTCACCGTCTTTCTGGATCGGGACGGGACCGTGAACCGGGATACGAGCTACATCAAGACACCGGAAGAGCTGCACCTGCTGCCCGGCGTCGTCGAGGCGGTCGCGCGCCTGAAACAGGCCGGCGCCACGCTCGTGTTGGTGACCAACCAGTCGGGGGTCGCGCGGGGCCTCTTCACGGTCGAGATGCTCAAAACCATCCATGCCAGGTTGCTGGCCCTGCTGGAAGCGGGCGGGGGCACTCTGGACGCCATCTACTTCTGCCCGCATCATCCGGACGACGGGTGTCTCTGCCGCAAGCCCGGGACGGCGATGGCGGAGCGGGCGGCGGCGGACCTGGGGGTGGACCTCTCGACCAGCTATGTTGTGGGTGACCAGAGCAGGGACATCGAGTTGGGGAGCCGCATCGGGGCCCGCAGGGTCTTGGTGACCACAGGTCCCGCAAGCTTGGAGGCGTTGGCGGTCTTGGAACGGGAAGGCCGCAAGCCGGATCATGTCGCGGCGGGGCTGGCCGATGCGGCGGCCTGGATTCTCACGGATGCGGCCAGCCGGTCGACGGCAGGGATACCCCTCGTGTCTTCCCGGGAGGGGGCCGGGTTCGGACAAGGGTTGGAGCCGTAA
- the rfaQ gene encoding putative lipopolysaccharide heptosyltransferase III — protein sequence MRNLLVIKLRYIGDVLLATPVLRALRERFPEARLTMAVNRGTEEILKWNPDVQEVMVVEKRGLAAQLRFLRAVRRRRFDTVIDLTDGDRAATLAGLSGAPLRIGFNEEHRWRGLLFTTIAPALPGTVHRVDHDLRALLPLGIEPKASQPRLYTSLEDDERAARLLEEAGLAGAGGPLVMFQPGARYWFKAWPAERFAALAERLSESFGCRVVIGGSESERPLAEEVRRLARSTPTVLAGRTPLLTYASVLKRCRLFVGNDNGPMHMAAALGVPVVALFGPSNPDEWGPRGPEVRVLYKGLDCRPCFHPTCERGEESCMKRISVDEVCAAAGTLLESRERMGERV from the coding sequence ATGCGCAATCTGTTGGTCATCAAGCTCCGGTATATTGGGGACGTGCTCCTGGCCACGCCGGTGCTCCGGGCCCTCCGTGAGCGGTTTCCGGAGGCGCGGTTGACCATGGCGGTCAATCGGGGAACCGAGGAGATCCTCAAATGGAATCCCGATGTGCAGGAGGTGATGGTGGTTGAGAAGAGGGGATTGGCAGCGCAACTGCGTTTTCTCCGAGCGGTGCGCCGCCGCCGCTTCGACACGGTGATCGACCTGACCGACGGGGACCGCGCCGCCACCCTGGCCGGTCTGAGCGGCGCGCCGCTGCGGATCGGGTTCAATGAAGAGCACCGTTGGCGGGGGCTCCTCTTTACGACGATTGCGCCGGCTCTTCCTGGAACGGTCCATCGTGTGGATCATGATCTGCGGGCGCTGTTGCCGCTGGGGATCGAACCAAAGGCAAGCCAGCCGAGGCTGTATACGTCCCTCGAAGACGACGAGCGGGCCGCCCGCCTGCTTGAAGAGGCAGGCTTGGCTGGTGCCGGGGGCCCACTCGTCATGTTTCAGCCGGGGGCCCGGTACTGGTTCAAGGCCTGGCCGGCGGAGCGGTTTGCGGCCTTGGCGGAGCGGCTGAGCGAATCGTTCGGCTGTCGGGTCGTCATCGGGGGGAGCGAATCGGAGCGGCCGTTGGCCGAAGAGGTGCGCCGCCTGGCCCGGTCGACGCCGACGGTGCTGGCCGGGCGGACCCCGTTGCTCACCTATGCGTCGGTCCTGAAACGCTGTCGGTTGTTTGTCGGCAACGATAATGGCCCTATGCACATGGCCGCAGCGTTGGGTGTCCCGGTCGTCGCGCTCTTCGGCCCGTCGAATCCGGACGAATGGGGGCCGCGGGGCCCAGAGGTCCGGGTTCTGTATAAAGGGCTCGACTGCCGGCCTTGTTTCCACCCCACCTGTGAGCGGGGCGAAGAGAGTTGCATGAAGCGGATTTCGGTGGATGAGGTCTGTGCCGCCGCCGGAACGTTGCTGGAATCGCGGGAGCGGATGGGTGAACGTGTCTGA